Proteins from one Chroococcidiopsis sp. CCMEE 29 genomic window:
- a CDS encoding TetR/AcrR family transcriptional regulator: MKKYFALMGISERKERQKAELREQILSAAREIVLRDGFAALTMRKIADAIEYAPATLYLYFENRDEIAKQLCIQGYQELLDFLQPVVAIPDPRDRLIVLAESYVRFGMTHAATYRLIFMEDPKITSAALAAVPIDASNGPAMQAFQLLVHVFDDLKANHGLVMDADSTRFAQLLWTSLHGIVSLKLTCSSFLATSAEELVKIMTHTFLAGLPQDH; this comes from the coding sequence TTGAAAAAATATTTTGCACTCATGGGAATTTCGGAGCGAAAAGAACGTCAAAAAGCGGAACTACGAGAACAGATTCTGAGTGCAGCACGGGAAATTGTACTGCGGGATGGGTTTGCAGCACTGACAATGCGAAAAATTGCCGATGCGATCGAGTACGCACCGGCAACGCTCTACCTCTACTTTGAGAACCGCGATGAAATTGCCAAGCAGCTTTGTATTCAGGGCTATCAAGAACTGTTGGATTTCTTGCAACCGGTTGTGGCGATCCCAGACCCCCGTGACCGATTGATTGTTCTTGCGGAGTCCTATGTTCGCTTTGGCATGACCCATGCCGCCACCTACCGCCTGATTTTCATGGAAGATCCAAAGATCACCAGTGCGGCACTCGCAGCAGTTCCGATTGATGCCTCAAATGGTCCAGCGATGCAGGCGTTTCAATTGCTTGTACATGTATTTGACGACCTGAAAGCGAATCATGGTCTAGTTATGGATGCTGACTCTACTCGGTTTGCTCAGCTATTGTGGACCTCGTTGCACGGTATTGTGAGCTTGAAACTCACCTGTTCAAGCTTTCTCGCTACCTCAGCCGAAGAACTGGTTAAAATAATGACTCATACATTTCTTGCAGGATTACCTCAAGACCACTAG
- a CDS encoding NAD-dependent epimerase/dehydratase family protein produces MVKIALFGAAGAIGQSVAAALRAAGQPYRVVGRSRTTLQSRFGADPLAEIVTWNPDEPDSVREAARDIETIVYLVGVPYTDFHLHPLLMRQTLEGAFAAGVGQLLLIGTVYPYGRPQSERIREDHPREPHTFKGRMRKEQEDVLMAADAAGLIRGTILKLPDFYGPHVERSFLYDAFQAAVKAKRAQLIGPINTPHEFVFVPDVGPVVLAMVKEPRTFGHIWHLGGAGTLTQREFVQRIFAEVGRTPRFSVANKLMLRAIGLFDPFIRELVEMHYLWTTPVILDDTALYELLGTIHKTSYDQEIRLTLDATRLSHGAV; encoded by the coding sequence ATGGTTAAGATTGCACTATTTGGAGCCGCAGGGGCGATCGGTCAAAGTGTTGCAGCCGCATTACGAGCCGCAGGGCAGCCCTATCGAGTGGTGGGACGCTCTCGTACCACGTTGCAATCTCGGTTTGGAGCCGATCCACTCGCTGAAATCGTGACATGGAACCCAGATGAACCAGACTCTGTACGCGAGGCGGCGCGTGACATTGAGACGATTGTGTATCTGGTTGGCGTGCCCTATACCGACTTCCACCTCCACCCACTTCTGATGCGGCAAACCCTGGAAGGAGCGTTCGCGGCAGGAGTAGGACAATTACTGCTCATTGGCACGGTCTACCCTTATGGACGACCTCAGAGCGAGCGCATTCGTGAAGATCATCCTCGTGAACCTCATACCTTCAAGGGACGGATGCGGAAAGAACAGGAAGATGTGTTAATGGCAGCCGATGCAGCTGGCTTGATTCGGGGTACGATTCTCAAACTGCCAGATTTTTATGGTCCCCATGTTGAGCGCAGCTTTCTGTACGATGCGTTTCAGGCAGCAGTTAAAGCGAAACGGGCGCAGTTGATTGGTCCGATTAATACACCTCACGAATTCGTATTTGTCCCAGATGTGGGTCCGGTTGTGTTAGCGATGGTGAAGGAACCGCGTACCTTTGGGCATATCTGGCATCTGGGCGGGGCTGGAACCCTAACCCAACGGGAATTTGTTCAGCGTATTTTTGCAGAAGTAGGACGAACACCACGGTTTAGTGTTGCCAACAAGCTGATGTTGCGAGCGATCGGATTATTCGATCCCTTCATCCGCGAACTCGTGGAGATGCATTATTTATGGACAACGCCCGTGATTCTAGACGATACCGCCCTGTACGAACTTTTAGGCACCATCCATAAAACTTCCTATGACCAGGAGATTCGTTTAACGCTAGATGCTACTCGCCTGTCACATGGAGCAGTGTGA
- a CDS encoding PepSY domain-containing protein — MYIRANSKLWTLPLSVASTVLVGSLSLIISPAVAQEQPGQPTQQGYQCRGVEPGADVNTDLSKVPPPVLEAARQAAGDVQLASYNSEKEDTGLVYEFQGVQANGCGLEVDVLESGQVDEIEREITPAELPQPVTATLNQKYPELAFSFIEESTRPDRQPSPVYEIEGKTAQGQAIELEIDAQGNIITQEQQEQAGQGGQPGQAQ, encoded by the coding sequence ATGTACATTCGTGCTAACTCAAAACTTTGGACTTTACCACTTTCTGTAGCATCCACTGTCCTTGTAGGAAGTCTCAGCCTAATTATCTCGCCAGCAGTTGCTCAGGAGCAGCCTGGTCAGCCGACCCAGCAGGGGTATCAGTGTCGTGGTGTCGAACCAGGTGCTGATGTTAATACCGATCTCTCTAAAGTCCCACCCCCAGTGTTGGAAGCAGCTCGACAAGCTGCTGGAGATGTTCAACTCGCGAGCTACAACTCTGAGAAAGAGGACACTGGCTTAGTCTATGAGTTTCAAGGTGTCCAGGCAAATGGTTGTGGCTTAGAAGTTGATGTTCTTGAGTCAGGTCAGGTAGATGAGATCGAGCGGGAAATTACGCCTGCTGAACTTCCTCAGCCAGTCACTGCTACCCTGAATCAAAAGTATCCAGAACTCGCGTTTTCTTTTATCGAGGAAAGCACAAGACCTGACCGTCAGCCATCTCCAGTTTATGAAATCGAGGGTAAGACTGCTCAAGGGCAGGCTATCGAGCTGGAGATTGATGCCCAAGGCAACATAATAACCCAAGAACAACAAGAACAAGCAGGACAAGGAGGACAACCAGGACAAGCGCAATAA
- a CDS encoding ABC transporter substrate-binding protein, protein MFSAVFPAAILHRWFLVSLAFVVAIALSGCNPAAFKTQAAQVPQIVISVTTDPQTFNYALNQQSPSIFSLTFKGLTTVNGVTGEIEPELAESWQTSDDKLRVLFNLREGLKWSDGHPLTADDVVFTYEQIVFNKELPTDLGDYVKIGASGSFPKVRKIDDRRVEFLMPEPFSPFLRTTTAEPTSAIAILPKHALEASIKAKDVNGNSRFFSTWGTDTNPAKIVVNGPYRIESYRPSQRLVFRRNPYYWRKDVQGNPQPYVERLIWQIVESTETSLIQFRSGGLDIVSASADNFSLLKREEKRGNFTIYNGGPAFGTRFITFNLNKGKRNGRPLVDPIKSRWFNTVAFRQAVACAIDRQAIINNLLRGLGVPQHSHIDIQNPYYLSPEEGLKIYDYNPEKAKELLLGAGFKYNNQGQLLDTDGNRVRFTMLSSAGSRVSDALTSQIKQNLSKIGIQVDLQPIAFSVLGEKLHNSLDWECYLGALIGGGIEPNDAANVWALDGGLHSFNQAPMPGQSAIEGREIADWEQKIADLFIQGAQEFDETKRKAIYDETQRLAQEYLPYIHLITPLSMAAIRDRLQGVKFSAFAGAFWNIYELKVLDK, encoded by the coding sequence ATGTTCTCTGCCGTTTTTCCTGCAGCTATACTCCATCGTTGGTTTTTGGTGTCGCTGGCATTTGTGGTAGCGATCGCCCTTTCTGGGTGCAACCCAGCTGCCTTTAAAACTCAAGCAGCACAAGTACCGCAAATAGTAATTAGTGTTACGACCGATCCGCAAACCTTTAACTATGCTCTGAATCAACAATCACCCAGCATTTTTAGTCTCACATTTAAGGGTTTAACCACTGTCAATGGTGTTACAGGTGAGATTGAGCCAGAATTAGCTGAATCTTGGCAGACTTCAGATGACAAACTACGAGTTCTTTTTAATCTCAGAGAAGGGTTGAAATGGTCAGACGGTCATCCACTTACGGCAGATGATGTAGTTTTCACGTATGAGCAAATAGTCTTCAACAAGGAGCTTCCTACCGATCTTGGTGATTATGTAAAAATCGGTGCAAGTGGGTCTTTTCCTAAGGTCAGAAAGATTGATGACCGCCGAGTTGAATTTCTCATGCCAGAGCCGTTTTCTCCTTTTCTCAGAACAACTACAGCCGAACCGACAAGTGCGATCGCTATCCTGCCAAAACACGCTTTAGAAGCATCTATAAAAGCCAAGGATGTCAACGGTAATTCCCGGTTTTTTTCTACTTGGGGAACAGATACCAACCCAGCAAAAATTGTTGTTAATGGTCCTTATAGAATAGAAAGTTACCGTCCTAGTCAGCGCTTGGTATTTCGGCGTAACCCTTATTACTGGAGGAAGGATGTTCAAGGCAATCCTCAGCCTTACGTTGAGCGCCTAATCTGGCAAATAGTTGAATCAACTGAGACATCTTTAATCCAGTTTCGCTCAGGTGGGTTAGATATAGTTTCTGCGTCGGCTGATAATTTCTCTCTGCTAAAACGCGAAGAGAAGCGGGGTAATTTTACTATTTATAACGGTGGTCCAGCATTCGGCACAAGATTTATTACTTTTAATTTGAATAAAGGTAAGCGAAACGGTCGCCCTTTAGTAGATCCAATCAAATCTCGTTGGTTTAATACAGTTGCTTTTAGACAAGCAGTCGCATGTGCCATTGATCGTCAAGCTATAATTAACAACCTTCTGCGGGGTCTGGGTGTACCGCAACATTCACACATTGATATTCAAAACCCCTACTACTTGTCTCCCGAGGAGGGTCTAAAGATCTACGATTACAATCCAGAAAAAGCAAAAGAATTACTATTAGGGGCAGGATTCAAGTACAACAATCAAGGTCAGTTACTTGATACTGACGGCAACCGCGTGCGCTTCACAATGCTTTCTAGTGCCGGAAGCAGGGTCAGTGATGCCCTGACTTCGCAGATTAAGCAAAATTTAAGCAAAATCGGCATCCAAGTAGATTTACAGCCAATTGCCTTCTCTGTGTTGGGAGAAAAGCTGCATAACTCGCTTGATTGGGAATGTTATCTTGGAGCCTTGATTGGAGGAGGAATTGAGCCGAATGATGCGGCAAATGTTTGGGCGCTTGATGGTGGTTTACACAGCTTTAATCAAGCACCAATGCCAGGACAATCAGCAATCGAGGGAAGAGAAATAGCAGATTGGGAACAAAAGATTGCAGATCTCTTTATTCAGGGGGCGCAGGAGTTTGATGAAACCAAGCGTAAAGCGATCTACGATGAAACGCAGCGTCTTGCCCAAGAGTATCTACCCTATATTCACCTGATTACTCCCTTGTCTATGGCTGCTATCCGCGATCGCCTCCAAGGAGTGAAATTCTCTGCTTTCGCGGGAGCATTCTGGAACATCTACGAACTCAAAGTTTTAGATAAATAA
- a CDS encoding ABC transporter substrate-binding protein produces the protein MLSAVFPKVILRRWFLVLLAFLVAIALSSCNPANFRTAAAQVPQLIDSTLGDPKTFNYALSQESPNVFSYIYEGLIGENGKGEIEPTLAESWEIAEDKKRIVFTMREGLKWSDGEPLTVDDVVFTYNDIYFNEKIPTDIRDILRIGKNRLLPSVRKLDERRVEFTVPEPFAPFLRYTGLAILPAHALRESVNTKDSGGNPNFLSMWGTNTDPKQIVGNGLYKLESYTPSQRVIFRRNPYYWRKDAQGNPQPYIERIVWQIVENTDTSLIQFRSGGLDTLSITPEYFSLLKQEEKRGKFRIYTGEPELSTTFLVFNLNKAKNSNNQPLVDPIKSRWFNKLEFRQAVAHAIDRQRMLNNLYRGLGEPQNSPIYKQSPYYLSPEQGLKVYDYDPQKAKELLKKAGFKYNTKGQLFDADGNRVRFTMLTNAGNKLREAIGAQIRQDLSQVGIQVDFNAINFNTLVEQVYGRRQWDSYIGKIGGGGVEPNGGANTWTTTGGLHTFNLASQPGEPPLIGWKAADWEKKIEELYIQGASKLDENKRRAIYVESQRITQENLPFIYLVNPLTMEAVRDRVQGIRYTALGGPFWNLYELKVAEN, from the coding sequence ATGCTCTCCGCTGTTTTCCCTAAAGTTATACTGCGTCGTTGGTTCTTGGTTTTGCTAGCGTTTTTGGTGGCGATCGCTCTCAGCAGTTGCAATCCTGCTAATTTTAGAACTGCAGCCGCTCAAGTTCCTCAATTGATCGATAGTACTCTGGGTGACCCCAAAACCTTCAACTATGCCCTGAGTCAAGAGTCACCAAACGTTTTTAGTTACATTTATGAGGGATTAATCGGAGAAAACGGCAAAGGTGAAATAGAACCGACCCTAGCTGAATCTTGGGAAATTGCAGAGGACAAAAAGCGGATTGTTTTTACCATGCGAGAGGGGCTGAAGTGGTCCGATGGTGAGCCGTTAACAGTAGACGATGTAGTTTTTACCTACAACGACATTTACTTTAATGAAAAGATTCCCACTGATATCAGAGATATTCTCAGGATTGGAAAAAATCGCCTTCTGCCAAGTGTACGTAAACTGGATGAACGGCGGGTTGAATTTACTGTTCCAGAGCCTTTTGCTCCCTTCCTGCGCTATACAGGATTAGCGATCTTACCTGCCCATGCATTACGCGAATCAGTTAATACTAAAGACTCGGGAGGTAACCCCAATTTTCTGTCTATGTGGGGAACGAATACAGATCCGAAACAAATTGTTGGCAATGGTCTTTACAAGCTGGAGAGCTACACACCGAGCCAACGGGTGATATTTCGACGAAACCCTTACTACTGGCGCAAGGATGCTCAGGGCAACCCACAGCCATATATTGAGCGCATCGTCTGGCAAATTGTGGAAAATACAGATACATCTCTTATACAGTTTCGCTCTGGGGGCTTGGATACTCTGAGTATCACACCGGAATATTTTTCCCTACTCAAGCAGGAGGAGAAGCGAGGGAAATTTAGGATCTACACTGGTGAACCAGAGCTGAGTACGACTTTTTTGGTTTTCAACTTGAATAAAGCCAAAAATTCTAACAATCAACCCCTAGTAGACCCGATCAAGTCTCGCTGGTTCAATAAATTGGAGTTTCGACAGGCAGTTGCCCACGCCATTGACCGTCAAAGAATGCTTAACAATCTTTATCGAGGGCTGGGAGAACCGCAAAACTCACCCATATATAAGCAAAGCCCCTACTATTTATCTCCAGAGCAGGGTTTGAAGGTCTACGACTACGATCCACAAAAAGCTAAGGAACTGCTGAAAAAAGCAGGTTTTAAGTACAATACCAAAGGTCAACTTTTTGACGCAGATGGCAATCGGGTACGCTTTACGATGTTAACGAATGCAGGTAATAAACTGCGAGAAGCTATCGGCGCTCAGATTAGGCAAGATCTAAGCCAAGTTGGTATACAAGTAGATTTTAATGCGATCAACTTTAATACTCTAGTCGAACAGGTATATGGTCGGCGGCAATGGGATAGTTACATCGGCAAAATTGGCGGTGGTGGCGTAGAGCCTAACGGTGGAGCAAACACTTGGACAACGACAGGTGGGTTACATACCTTTAACCTGGCATCCCAGCCTGGAGAGCCGCCCTTGATTGGCTGGAAAGCGGCGGACTGGGAGAAGAAAATAGAAGAGCTTTACATTCAAGGTGCTAGCAAACTTGATGAAAATAAGCGTAGAGCGATCTATGTCGAAAGCCAACGCATTACTCAGGAAAATTTACCATTTATTTATTTAGTCAATCCGCTGACGATGGAGGCAGTGCGCGATCGCGTTCAGGGTATCAGATACACTGCACTGGGAGGACCATTCTGGAACCTTTATGAACTCAAAGTTGCAGAAAACTGA
- a CDS encoding spore photoproduct lyase family protein, with product MVVTIDNKLMPLEPMHKARLWMPERVMFTPAALEEPWGQQILARIQSLNLPIEELPRNRLTGLRGADDRATYDIAKRTLAIVTAPPSAFKLSPIPPSADWQFHIAEGCPAHCQYCYLAGSLQGPPVIRVFANLPQILANLAAYERPSDATSFEVSCYTDPLGIEHLTGSLAECIRYFGTRQDGYLRWVSKFDAVDNLLDLPHNGHTRCRVSVNAAPVAGRFEGGTASVTARLQALRRLAVGGYPVGLVIAPIMLMNDWELHYTQLFDSISEALDFDCDLTFELISHRFTPGSKEVLQSWYPQTKLDMDEAKRSVKRNKFGGTKYVYNGDTMKTMRRFFQQQITKRFPQASILYWT from the coding sequence ATGGTTGTAACAATAGACAACAAGCTGATGCCGCTGGAGCCAATGCATAAGGCACGTTTGTGGATGCCTGAGCGTGTAATGTTCACACCTGCTGCACTAGAAGAGCCGTGGGGTCAGCAAATTCTGGCACGGATACAATCGCTTAATTTACCGATTGAGGAACTGCCTCGAAATCGCTTGACGGGTCTGCGTGGCGCTGACGATCGCGCCACCTACGACATTGCTAAGCGCACCCTGGCGATCGTAACCGCACCACCGAGTGCTTTCAAGCTTAGTCCTATCCCGCCTTCCGCTGACTGGCAGTTTCACATTGCAGAAGGCTGTCCAGCGCACTGCCAATATTGCTATCTGGCGGGTAGCTTGCAAGGTCCGCCAGTAATCCGCGTCTTCGCCAACTTGCCGCAAATCTTGGCAAATCTGGCAGCCTATGAACGCCCAAGCGATGCCACGAGTTTTGAGGTCAGTTGCTACACCGATCCCTTGGGCATTGAACATCTAACAGGTAGCCTGGCTGAATGCATTCGCTACTTTGGGACACGTCAAGACGGTTATCTGCGCTGGGTTTCCAAGTTTGATGCAGTGGACAATCTGCTTGACTTGCCACACAACGGTCACACGCGCTGCCGTGTCAGCGTAAATGCTGCACCAGTTGCCGGTCGGTTCGAGGGTGGCACGGCATCTGTCACAGCACGACTTCAAGCCTTACGGCGGCTAGCAGTTGGGGGATATCCGGTAGGTCTGGTAATCGCGCCCATTATGCTAATGAATGATTGGGAGCTGCATTACACGCAGCTATTTGACTCGATCTCAGAAGCACTCGATTTCGATTGCGACCTGACCTTCGAGCTAATCTCACACCGCTTTACACCCGGTTCAAAAGAAGTCCTGCAATCTTGGTATCCTCAAACGAAGCTGGACATGGACGAAGCCAAGCGCAGTGTCAAGCGCAACAAGTTTGGCGGCACGAAGTATGTATACAATGGCGACACAATGAAGACAATGCGCCGTTTCTTCCAGCAACAAATCACCAAGCGCTTTCCGCAGGCTTCTATTCTTTACTGGACGTAG
- a CDS encoding carbonic anhydrase has protein sequence MKKLIKGLGKFKTNYFSTHWELFEQLAHGQKPRVLFITCSDSRIDPNLITQTEVGELFVIRNAGNIIPPYGAANGGEGATVEYAINALGIEQIVVCGHSHCGAMKGLLQLHKLQQEMPLVYDWLQHAEATRRLVQENYSNYSTEELLEITVAENVLTQIENLKTYPVIRSKLYQGKLQIYGWIYHLETGEVLAYDPQTHAYVPPQTQILDSGSQPEPATGKFVSMSSPLVACELPQPRQPEPQAVAVHQGNGVSSDTLPRLWLSPQQAQRIYGGSTASSES, from the coding sequence ATGAAAAAACTAATTAAAGGGCTGGGGAAGTTCAAAACTAATTACTTCTCTACTCACTGGGAGCTATTTGAACAACTTGCTCACGGTCAGAAGCCTAGAGTACTATTCATCACCTGTTCTGACTCCCGTATTGACCCTAACTTGATTACTCAAACTGAAGTAGGGGAGCTATTTGTCATTCGCAATGCCGGCAATATTATCCCACCTTATGGCGCAGCCAATGGTGGCGAAGGTGCAACTGTGGAATATGCTATCAATGCCTTGGGCATCGAGCAAATTGTAGTCTGCGGTCATTCTCATTGCGGTGCGATGAAAGGACTGCTGCAACTGCATAAACTTCAACAAGAAATGCCTCTTGTTTATGATTGGCTGCAACATGCCGAAGCTACCCGGCGACTGGTGCAAGAGAACTACAGCAACTATTCGACTGAAGAACTGCTGGAGATTACCGTTGCAGAGAATGTGTTGACCCAAATTGAAAATCTCAAAACTTACCCTGTCATCCGCTCGAAGCTGTATCAAGGTAAACTGCAGATTTATGGCTGGATTTATCATCTAGAAACGGGTGAGGTACTGGCATACGACCCCCAAACCCACGCTTACGTGCCTCCCCAAACCCAAATACTTGACTCTGGCTCCCAACCAGAACCAGCTACAGGTAAATTTGTTAGCATGAGCTCTCCTCTAGTTGCGTGTGAACTACCTCAGCCGCGTCAACCCGAGCCTCAAGCAGTTGCTGTTCATCAGGGAAATGGTGTCTCTTCCGATACGCTGCCGAGATTATGGCTCTCACCACAGCAGGCACAGCGGATCTACGGAGGCTCTACTGCCAGTAGTGAGAGCTAA
- a CDS encoding type II toxin-antitoxin system prevent-host-death family antitoxin, producing the protein MQITYTKARENLASLMDKAVDDREVIVIERRNKPSVALIAEDELASLRETAYLLHSPKNAARLLSALEWSKSQDQEQLEPKTLKGAIAELKQELGIDEEKEATKI; encoded by the coding sequence ATGCAAATTACATACACAAAAGCGCGTGAAAATCTAGCTAGCTTGATGGATAAAGCTGTGGACGATAGAGAAGTGATTGTGATCGAGCGTCGTAACAAGCCAAGCGTGGCGCTGATTGCAGAAGATGAGCTAGCAAGCCTCAGGGAGACAGCTTACCTGCTGCACTCCCCTAAAAATGCGGCACGTCTATTGAGCGCTTTGGAATGGTCAAAATCGCAAGATCAGGAACAATTAGAGCCAAAGACACTTAAAGGCGCGATCGCCGAACTTAAGCAGGAGTTGGGGATTGACGAAGAAAAAGAAGCAACCAAAATCTGA
- a CDS encoding 2OG-Fe(II) oxygenase, which yields MNYYHQHRNAFPLAYLNNLRGEILACPYLAINNLNRDFIGTQGFSVVFQRSELRGVERRFPFFKPYLEQALQPTCNAFYLNPLLLQEGSRVDPHIDRSLRAYCKTVEPPIVVSVLYVLVPPNLQGGELVLRRHKQQVGQIKPQVNTLVYFQGDLTHSVNAVKTTGTRLSLVCEQYNLSKAELRDIPAFTVESRAVEAKRR from the coding sequence GTGAATTACTATCATCAACATCGCAACGCCTTCCCGCTGGCTTATCTCAACAACCTGCGAGGAGAGATTTTGGCTTGCCCTTATCTTGCAATCAACAATCTCAATCGCGACTTCATTGGCACCCAAGGTTTTTCTGTGGTGTTTCAACGTTCAGAACTTAGGGGAGTAGAACGACGGTTTCCCTTCTTCAAGCCCTATCTAGAGCAGGCACTACAACCCACCTGCAATGCTTTCTACCTCAACCCCCTGCTGCTCCAGGAAGGCTCGCGCGTCGATCCACATATTGATCGCTCCCTACGAGCTTACTGCAAAACTGTTGAGCCTCCTATAGTGGTCAGTGTTCTCTATGTGCTGGTGCCACCCAACCTGCAAGGCGGAGAGCTGGTGCTGCGCCGCCACAAACAGCAAGTCGGACAGATTAAGCCACAAGTTAATACACTGGTATATTTTCAGGGCGACTTGACCCATTCTGTTAATGCTGTTAAAACCACCGGAACTCGTCTAAGCTTAGTCTGTGAACAATACAACCTAAGTAAAGCTGAACTGCGAGATATTCCAGCGTTCACAGTGGAGTCCAGGGCAGTGGAGGCAAAACGGAGGTAG